In the genome of Coraliomargarita algicola, one region contains:
- a CDS encoding response regulator transcription factor produces MKILVVEDDRKIASFIQKGLKEQCYVVDVRHDGDAGYDLASSEAYDIILLDIMLPGRDGLSILRGLREAKNTVPVILLTARSGLNERVEGLNLGADDYLPKPFYMEELIARIIAVSRRISGEPLSVMHQGELMLNLITREVRRGEEKLELTSREFNLLELLMRSPGRVYSRTQLLENVWGYDFDPQTNVVDVYVRRVRSKIDPPDSESFIESVRGVGYRFRMLT; encoded by the coding sequence ATGAAAATCTTGGTAGTTGAAGATGATCGTAAGATCGCCTCTTTCATTCAGAAGGGGCTCAAGGAGCAGTGCTATGTCGTGGACGTACGTCACGATGGCGATGCGGGCTACGATTTGGCTTCATCGGAGGCTTACGATATTATACTTTTGGACATTATGTTGCCGGGGCGAGATGGATTGAGTATTCTGCGTGGTTTGCGCGAAGCCAAAAACACTGTGCCAGTGATCTTGTTGACGGCCCGAAGCGGATTGAATGAGCGGGTGGAAGGTTTGAATCTCGGGGCTGATGATTATTTGCCCAAGCCATTTTACATGGAGGAGTTGATCGCGCGGATCATAGCTGTGAGTCGTCGTATCAGCGGGGAGCCATTGAGCGTGATGCATCAGGGCGAGCTAATGCTGAATTTGATCACGCGTGAAGTGCGGCGGGGCGAGGAGAAGTTGGAGTTGACCAGTCGTGAGTTTAATTTGCTTGAATTGTTGATGCGCTCACCGGGGCGTGTTTATTCGCGGACTCAGTTGCTCGAAAATGTTTGGGGCTATGACTTCGATCCGCAGACGAATGTGGTGGATGTGTATGTGCGCCGTGTGCGCAGTAAGATCGACCCACCCGACAGTGAATCATTTATCGAAAGCGTGCGTGGAGTGGGGTACCGTTTTCGTATGCTCACATGA
- the ahpC gene encoding alkyl hydroperoxide reductase subunit C: MSKINELIPEFNAQAYHNGEFKPVSTEDVKGKWSVFFFYPADFTFVCPTELGDLADHYAQLQELGVEVYSVSTDTHFTHKAWHDASDTIKKINFPMIGDPTGQITRGFDVMIEEEGLALRGTFVADPEGKIKIVEVHDLGIGRSAADLVRKVQAAQYVANNDGQVCPAKWQPGEETLKPSLDLVGKI; the protein is encoded by the coding sequence ATGTCTAAAATAAACGAACTTATTCCAGAATTTAACGCACAGGCTTACCACAATGGTGAGTTCAAGCCCGTCTCTACTGAAGACGTGAAGGGCAAGTGGTCTGTTTTCTTCTTCTATCCTGCGGACTTTACATTTGTCTGCCCTACAGAGCTAGGCGACTTGGCGGATCACTATGCACAGCTGCAAGAGCTGGGTGTCGAAGTTTACTCGGTCTCCACTGACACACACTTCACACACAAGGCATGGCACGATGCTTCGGACACAATCAAGAAGATCAACTTCCCAATGATCGGTGACCCCACAGGTCAAATCACACGTGGTTTTGACGTGATGATTGAAGAAGAAGGCCTCGCGCTGCGCGGCACTTTCGTGGCAGATCCCGAAGGTAAGATCAAGATCGTCGAAGTGCACGATCTCGGTATCGGCCGTTCGGCTGCAGACCTTGTACGCAAGGTGCAAGCGGCTCAATACGTGGCCAACAATGATGGCCAAGTATGCCCTGCTAAGTGGCAGCCGGGTGAAGAAACACTCAAGCCTTCGCTCGACCTCGTCGGCAAGATCTAA
- a CDS encoding 4Fe-4S dicluster domain-containing protein, with translation MGIERIDGCIGCESCVLACPTDVLRINEKTKKAEIRYQQDCQVCYLCQQYCPVDAITITAGRVIPAITAW, from the coding sequence ATGGGAATCGAACGAATCGACGGCTGCATCGGCTGTGAATCTTGCGTCCTCGCCTGTCCGACCGATGTCTTACGTATAAACGAGAAAACGAAAAAGGCCGAAATACGCTACCAGCAAGACTGCCAAGTCTGCTACCTGTGCCAGCAATACTGCCCGGTCGATGCGATCACAATCACGGCTGGAAGAGTCATTCCTGCCATAACCGCTTGGTAA
- a CDS encoding EF-hand domain-containing protein has translation MNHKYLVILLLTAGISVTACAKNPGPDGKRPKPPTPEEFIQKLDKDGDGKVSQEEFDGPDEHFTQSDTNNDGYISLDEVPSGPPPRK, from the coding sequence ATGAATCACAAATACCTTGTAATACTTCTTCTCACAGCAGGTATCTCCGTAACAGCTTGCGCCAAAAACCCAGGCCCAGACGGCAAGCGCCCCAAACCACCGACTCCTGAAGAGTTCATCCAAAAGCTCGATAAAGATGGCGACGGAAAAGTCTCCCAGGAAGAATTCGACGGACCCGACGAACATTTCACGCAAAGTGATACAAACAACGACGGCTACATAAGCTTGGATGAAGTGCCCTCAGGCCCTCCTCCTCGCAAGTAA
- a CDS encoding ferric reductase-like transmembrane domain-containing protein, with protein MNRWLFIVCYSLLFVGAPIFLALTQGIPSQSNFQLAVLLVSVGAFGLTLGLFWLTRLLPKDSVKMRLGKMMSWHKYLGYAVCIIFMIHPILIIARRFWVVESNPIHNLKLMLTAPLVWPGMAAWLLLMLIMGFALARKRFSAKTFRNLHGWLSIAFLIFAAWHVISIGRHSDLILAAFWGLLAAAAIVGYFNRALLKKRTS; from the coding sequence ATGAACCGTTGGCTTTTCATCGTCTGCTATAGCCTGCTCTTCGTCGGCGCTCCGATCTTTCTCGCGCTCACCCAGGGCATCCCCAGCCAATCAAATTTTCAGCTCGCGGTGCTGCTCGTGAGCGTGGGCGCCTTCGGACTCACGCTCGGCCTCTTCTGGCTAACGCGCCTCCTGCCCAAAGACAGCGTCAAAATGCGTTTGGGCAAAATGATGTCCTGGCACAAGTATCTGGGCTATGCCGTTTGTATCATTTTTATGATACATCCCATACTGATCATCGCACGACGCTTCTGGGTGGTAGAATCCAACCCGATCCATAATTTAAAGCTGATGCTGACCGCGCCGCTGGTTTGGCCGGGCATGGCGGCCTGGCTCTTGCTCATGCTGATTATGGGATTTGCCTTAGCTAGAAAGCGTTTCTCGGCAAAGACCTTCCGCAATCTTCACGGCTGGCTGTCCATCGCCTTCCTGATCTTCGCGGCATGGCATGTCATATCCATCGGTCGCCATAGCGATCTGATTCTGGCCGCCTTTTGGGGCCTCTTGGCGGCTGCCGCGATCGTCGGCTACTTCAACCGAGCACTTCTAAAAAAACGAACCTCATGA
- a CDS encoding DUF6515 family protein has protein sequence MKHKNVQKALLLSLILAPISTTILAAKPPSPAPAKHASHGPSIGAFIGIQPPAGAVEVKVGGFSFRYRSGVFYKHTKHGYVVTKAPRGAVVHSLPPGHSRRVINGYTYYCHGDVYYRKAPNGYIVVEAPVVVQNGPVVVNSAVPVPGTVELSVWQGEQELLIREGAFFKNTPEGLVWVEQPIGALTKSLPEDATSIWYQDIEYLDVDGILFRKTPDGYKVVEAPWESAK, from the coding sequence ATGAAACATAAAAACGTTCAGAAAGCCCTCTTACTCAGCTTAATCCTTGCCCCCATCTCAACGACGATTCTTGCCGCAAAGCCGCCGTCTCCCGCGCCAGCCAAGCATGCTTCGCATGGCCCTAGCATTGGAGCTTTTATTGGCATTCAGCCACCTGCGGGAGCGGTCGAAGTGAAGGTGGGTGGGTTTAGTTTCCGTTACCGTAGTGGTGTCTTTTACAAGCACACGAAGCACGGTTATGTGGTGACTAAAGCACCGCGCGGCGCCGTGGTCCACTCATTGCCACCGGGGCATTCACGTCGGGTCATTAACGGCTATACGTATTACTGCCATGGCGATGTATATTACCGGAAGGCACCGAATGGGTATATCGTGGTCGAAGCACCCGTTGTGGTGCAAAATGGGCCTGTGGTAGTCAATTCAGCCGTGCCGGTGCCTGGCACTGTAGAGTTGTCTGTCTGGCAGGGCGAGCAGGAGCTTTTGATACGTGAAGGCGCATTTTTTAAGAATACGCCCGAGGGCTTGGTCTGGGTGGAACAGCCGATCGGAGCTTTGACGAAATCATTGCCGGAAGATGCGACCTCCATCTGGTATCAGGATATTGAATACTTGGATGTCGATGGCATCCTGTTTCGAAAAACGCCAGACGGCTACAAAGTGGTCGAGGCGCCTTGGGAGAGCGCGAAATAA
- a CDS encoding RloB domain-containing protein yields the protein MARSNPWKQKPRHTRHTTLIVVEGDTEYAFIQYLKGLCGRNCGTRVTIENAHGGGGDSVLKKAIQLCPPYDVCLCLYDTDRMPTVKGHINKAKRLAIIEIQSVPCIEALLLKILEKHVPEETAQCKRTMQRIVGENKLTTSVTFQQYFPLDLLEQQRSSIQALDQLFQYINPKG from the coding sequence ATGGCACGCAGCAACCCTTGGAAGCAGAAGCCCCGCCACACTCGGCACACCACATTGATCGTTGTTGAGGGCGATACCGAGTATGCTTTTATCCAATATCTAAAGGGACTCTGTGGACGAAACTGCGGCACCCGCGTAACAATTGAAAACGCTCACGGAGGCGGCGGAGACTCCGTCTTAAAAAAAGCAATCCAGCTATGCCCGCCTTATGATGTTTGTCTCTGCCTGTATGACACCGACCGTATGCCGACCGTCAAAGGTCACATCAATAAGGCGAAACGCTTGGCTATCATTGAAATTCAATCCGTCCCTTGCATCGAAGCACTGTTGCTTAAAATCCTAGAAAAACACGTGCCAGAAGAGACCGCCCAATGTAAACGTACCATGCAGCGTATTGTAGGCGAGAATAAGCTCACCACTAGCGTCACCTTCCAGCAATACTTCCCCCTCGATCTGTTGGAACAACAGCGCAGCAGCATCCAAGCGCTCGATCAATTGTTTCAATACATCAACCCCAAGGGCTAA
- a CDS encoding ATP-binding protein, translating into MYLLDLNGDSVITMAEAVKQGAVPPRRPKGPPIMGEVVFQTLEAADGSWRVGIYQYKSMLLVMAMDMEVFYHDIKGFQAAFFIAVPVGLILLALAGWFLAGRAMRPVAVIADTAEGITAKGLDRRIPMVGHDAELERLVRVCNDMLDRLEKSYRQAVRFSADAAHELQTPLTILQGELDNAIQASETGSLEQQRYSMLLGELSNLKAVVQKLLLLAHADEGRLKLNRETVNFTELIHASVEDLEIMAPQLTVELRAVDEVVIAADQALLHQALRNMTSNAAKYTQADGLVRLSLKSDAAVVRFTIENSASDIPDVDREQVFERFHRVDQSRTTAGSGLGLSMAREIARAHGGDLVLNPYREGMISFTLSLPQS; encoded by the coding sequence TTGTACCTATTGGACCTGAATGGTGACAGTGTCATCACTATGGCGGAAGCGGTGAAGCAAGGCGCCGTGCCGCCACGCCGGCCGAAGGGGCCACCCATAATGGGGGAGGTTGTTTTTCAGACCTTAGAGGCCGCTGATGGTAGTTGGCGAGTGGGGATTTACCAATACAAGTCGATGCTCCTTGTGATGGCGATGGACATGGAGGTTTTTTACCACGACATCAAGGGCTTTCAAGCAGCCTTCTTTATCGCGGTGCCGGTTGGATTGATTTTACTCGCGCTAGCTGGTTGGTTTTTGGCTGGGCGCGCGATGCGTCCGGTGGCTGTGATTGCCGACACGGCCGAAGGCATTACCGCAAAGGGCTTGGATCGGCGTATTCCGATGGTGGGGCATGATGCGGAGCTGGAGCGACTGGTGCGGGTCTGCAACGACATGCTGGACCGTTTGGAGAAGAGTTATCGCCAAGCGGTGCGCTTCAGCGCCGACGCGGCGCATGAACTACAAACTCCGCTCACGATCTTACAAGGGGAGTTGGATAATGCGATTCAAGCATCTGAGACCGGGTCGCTTGAGCAGCAGCGCTACAGCATGTTGCTGGGGGAGTTGAGTAACCTTAAAGCGGTGGTACAGAAACTTTTACTTTTGGCGCATGCCGACGAAGGGCGCTTGAAACTGAATCGGGAAACTGTCAATTTTACAGAATTGATCCATGCTTCGGTGGAAGACCTGGAGATTATGGCACCACAGTTGACGGTCGAGTTACGGGCTGTAGATGAGGTGGTGATTGCAGCAGATCAGGCGCTGTTGCATCAAGCTTTGCGCAATATGACATCGAATGCGGCCAAGTACACGCAGGCAGATGGGCTTGTCCGGCTCTCACTCAAGTCGGATGCTGCTGTTGTGCGGTTTACGATTGAGAACAGTGCGAGTGATATTCCCGATGTGGATCGAGAGCAGGTTTTTGAGCGTTTTCATCGAGTCGATCAATCGCGCACGACTGCGGGTTCAGGGCTCGGGCTAAGTATGGCTCGGGAGATCGCCCGTGCGCACGGAGGCGATTTAGTGCTGAACCCTTATCGCGAGGGGATGATTTCGTTTACACTAAGTCTCCCGCAGAGCTGA
- a CDS encoding ATP-binding protein, with protein sequence MIHSLAIQNFSSFHEPTLVEFTAGIKAGDRDIFLESTQPGVSVNSVTGIFGPNASGKTNLLKAIAFLRYFIVDSASEKPDAKIAVEAFHFVEGAAERHEPILFRLEFEYETKLYRYEVEFDHQRVQFEALYRKDQRFRYLFERSWNMVECDYDLKAQDIGPTKQIAQRENASFIASAVLQEHAFAKYISGYFKTCYVNVHILGRMTTHDPEFMNVLGASDYFSEHQDYLADAIKHIAHADTGISSIDLDPIKRMDPQGKEQEVLFPMARHTVAGVDYKRPLLAESRGTQALFVLLRYILPVLETGGVAVIDEFETGLHSHVVKYVVELFYSKTTNPKAAQLIANFHTDYLLQSTLEKYQIVFTEKNPATQSTEAWRLDKVKGAARNTNNHYAKYHAGAYGGIPNL encoded by the coding sequence ATGATCCATTCACTGGCCATACAGAACTTCTCTTCTTTCCACGAGCCGACCCTAGTGGAGTTCACTGCGGGTATAAAAGCAGGTGATCGCGATATCTTTTTGGAATCCACTCAACCGGGTGTATCGGTCAATTCAGTTACTGGGATCTTTGGCCCCAATGCCTCCGGCAAAACCAATCTGCTCAAAGCCATCGCCTTTCTGCGCTATTTCATAGTAGACTCCGCGTCGGAGAAGCCCGATGCGAAAATAGCAGTTGAAGCCTTCCACTTTGTCGAGGGTGCTGCAGAGCGTCACGAGCCAATTCTCTTCCGGCTTGAATTTGAGTATGAAACGAAGCTTTACCGCTATGAAGTCGAGTTTGACCATCAACGTGTTCAATTTGAAGCTCTTTACCGCAAGGATCAACGCTTCCGCTATCTCTTCGAGCGGTCATGGAATATGGTTGAATGTGATTACGATCTGAAAGCTCAGGACATCGGCCCCACCAAACAAATCGCTCAGCGGGAAAATGCATCCTTTATCGCATCGGCCGTCCTCCAAGAGCATGCCTTTGCCAAATATATCTCTGGATATTTCAAGACCTGCTACGTCAATGTTCACATTCTCGGACGGATGACGACCCATGATCCTGAATTCATGAATGTCTTGGGCGCATCAGATTATTTTTCGGAACATCAAGATTACCTAGCCGATGCAATTAAGCATATCGCGCATGCAGACACAGGGATCTCTAGCATCGACCTCGACCCGATCAAGCGGATGGACCCACAAGGCAAGGAACAGGAAGTATTGTTCCCAATGGCTCGGCACACTGTAGCAGGCGTTGATTATAAACGTCCCCTCTTGGCTGAATCCCGCGGCACTCAAGCGCTCTTCGTCCTCCTGCGCTATATTCTCCCCGTGCTCGAAACAGGCGGGGTCGCCGTGATCGACGAGTTTGAAACGGGCCTGCACTCACACGTGGTCAAATACGTCGTCGAACTCTTTTACTCCAAGACGACCAATCCCAAGGCTGCGCAGCTGATTGCCAACTTCCACACGGATTACCTACTACAGTCCACCTTGGAGAAATACCAGATCGTCTTCACCGAGAAGAACCCCGCGACTCAATCCACCGAAGCTTGGCGTCTAGACAAGGTAAAAGGAGCCGCCCGTAATACCAACAATCACTATGCTAAATACCACGCGGGTGCGTATGGTGGCATTCCTAACCTCTAA
- a CDS encoding sulfatase-like hydrolase/transferase, producing the protein MKISLLFLVLLSSSFLLTTQAIEDRPNVVVFLADDMGWGDTSINGNELIQTPNMEKLAAQGVKFTQAYSAAGVCSPSRSAILTGRTPYRNGVWRHVSGNGPTQLRESEITYPELLQAAGYETCHVGKWHLNSRQMFNNPDYPQPNDHGYDYWMSTHNNAAPSHKNPVNFVRNGEEIGQVEGFSAPFVAAEAAHWLAELRDPSKPFALSVWVHEPHHPIGTDDRFESLYEGHRNSEYMGNITQLDYALGMVMDALEAQGVAENTLLIFSSDNGPEGKGGIKGGSTGELRGRKRNNYEGGIRVPGVARWPGHIEAGSVSDTPVIGSDIFATVLDICGIPLPEDRVIDGVSMVPAFAGKSVEREVPMFWRTHVSGPEDRVAMRIGDWKLIGDETLTKFQLYNIVADRQEANDLAAKMPEKTEAMKQALLQLWAGIEAEGPREWWESEKQRPKDGGKLSY; encoded by the coding sequence ATGAAAATATCCCTGCTTTTTCTTGTTCTACTTTCGAGTAGTTTTTTGCTCACGACTCAAGCGATCGAAGATCGCCCGAATGTCGTGGTCTTCTTGGCCGATGATATGGGCTGGGGAGACACTTCTATCAATGGCAACGAGCTGATTCAGACGCCCAATATGGAAAAGCTGGCGGCGCAGGGCGTCAAGTTTACCCAGGCCTATTCGGCGGCCGGGGTGTGCTCGCCTTCGCGTTCGGCGATTTTGACGGGGCGCACGCCGTATCGCAATGGGGTGTGGCGTCATGTGTCGGGCAATGGGCCGACACAGTTGCGCGAAAGTGAGATCACCTATCCGGAACTGCTGCAAGCGGCGGGTTATGAGACCTGTCACGTAGGCAAGTGGCACCTGAACTCGCGTCAGATGTTTAACAATCCTGACTACCCGCAGCCGAATGACCACGGCTATGACTATTGGATGTCCACGCATAACAACGCCGCCCCGAGCCACAAAAATCCGGTGAATTTCGTGCGCAATGGTGAGGAGATCGGCCAGGTCGAAGGTTTTTCCGCGCCTTTCGTGGCAGCGGAAGCAGCGCATTGGTTGGCCGAGTTGCGTGACCCCAGTAAGCCATTTGCGCTTTCAGTGTGGGTGCATGAGCCGCACCATCCGATCGGGACGGACGACCGTTTTGAGTCGCTCTACGAGGGGCATCGGAATAGCGAATACATGGGCAATATTACTCAGCTCGATTATGCCTTGGGCATGGTGATGGATGCGCTGGAAGCGCAGGGGGTGGCTGAGAACACCTTGTTGATTTTTTCCTCTGACAACGGTCCTGAGGGCAAGGGAGGCATTAAGGGGGGCTCGACCGGTGAGCTGCGTGGGCGCAAGCGCAACAACTATGAGGGCGGCATCCGCGTGCCCGGTGTGGCACGCTGGCCGGGACATATCGAAGCGGGCAGCGTGAGTGATACGCCGGTGATCGGTTCGGACATTTTTGCGACGGTCTTGGATATTTGCGGGATTCCGCTGCCGGAGGATCGTGTGATCGATGGCGTCAGCATGGTGCCGGCCTTTGCGGGGAAGTCAGTCGAGCGGGAAGTGCCGATGTTCTGGCGCACACACGTCTCCGGTCCGGAAGATCGCGTGGCTATGCGTATCGGTGATTGGAAGTTGATCGGGGATGAGACTCTGACCAAGTTCCAGCTTTATAACATCGTCGCAGACCGCCAGGAGGCGAATGACCTCGCAGCCAAGATGCCGGAGAAGACTGAGGCGATGAAGCAGGCATTGCTCCAGCTCTGGGCCGGAATCGAAGCCGAAGGCCCCCGCGAGTGGTGGGAAAGTGAAAAACAGCGCCCGAAGGACGGGGGCAAACTGAGCTACTAA
- a CDS encoding FAD-binding protein — protein sequence MNRRHFLGAAGGTCAVLGAAYFWGKDSAEQSPSHPPHMQTSKKPKNASEGSIRECFTEVLVVGGGMAGVFAAVKAHDHGAKVILVDKGAVGRSGQTPFARGIFRYDEQKTGLSKEAYLQKTAEAAEYINNPAYTRLMLDRGPDCIDELTTWGFFDEACYAKAMTKPLADRGIQVIQRVTLTNLLEDQGRVVGAMGMFIDNNESLVVHARSVILCTGAGGFKPAGWQISSLTHDGDAMAYRIGAEITGKEWVDGHGMRNNGLEGLSSVLSFSSISPMLGVEENIEVSKNGPMTEMRMGPPPGAKHADGAGPGGPPSGGKEGPQLAGGPNDSKGPGGGPPGGGPPGGIGGPPPGMQMCGGASAGMSQHKGEGLFPADDRCASNIPGLYAAGDSLGSMQSGGIYTQVGSSLVGSAAQGCVAGQAAAEYVKQVQDYTTPMSTLKQINTRIYAPYLRERGFSPDWVTHTLQGIMIPNFILYVKSEERLQAALTYVEYLRDHQLPLLMADDLHELRKCHETANMVLNAEMKLRTSLMRKESRGSHYREDYPERNDRDWLCWIKIRQSQDGAMELLKHPIPPIHSVKSA from the coding sequence ATGAACCGTCGACACTTTCTAGGTGCAGCGGGAGGCACCTGTGCGGTGCTCGGAGCCGCGTACTTTTGGGGTAAGGACTCCGCCGAACAGAGCCCTTCCCATCCGCCGCACATGCAAACCAGCAAGAAGCCCAAGAACGCCAGCGAAGGCAGCATCCGGGAGTGCTTCACCGAGGTGCTGGTCGTGGGCGGCGGCATGGCGGGCGTCTTTGCCGCCGTCAAAGCGCACGACCACGGTGCCAAAGTAATTCTAGTCGACAAGGGCGCCGTCGGTCGATCCGGGCAGACGCCTTTCGCCCGCGGCATCTTTCGCTACGATGAGCAGAAAACCGGCCTATCGAAGGAGGCCTACCTGCAAAAGACCGCCGAAGCAGCCGAATACATCAACAACCCGGCTTACACACGACTCATGCTCGACCGCGGACCGGATTGTATCGACGAATTGACGACATGGGGCTTCTTCGACGAAGCCTGCTACGCCAAAGCCATGACCAAGCCGCTGGCAGACCGCGGCATTCAGGTCATACAACGGGTCACCTTAACTAACCTATTGGAAGATCAGGGCCGCGTGGTCGGTGCCATGGGCATGTTCATCGACAATAACGAATCTCTGGTCGTCCACGCACGCAGTGTGATCCTCTGCACGGGTGCGGGTGGTTTCAAACCGGCTGGCTGGCAAATCTCTTCACTCACACACGACGGCGATGCCATGGCCTACCGCATCGGCGCGGAAATCACCGGCAAGGAATGGGTCGACGGACACGGCATGCGCAACAACGGCCTGGAAGGCCTCAGTAGCGTGCTCTCGTTTTCGTCAATTTCCCCCATGCTCGGCGTCGAGGAAAACATCGAAGTCAGCAAAAACGGCCCGATGACCGAGATGCGCATGGGGCCACCGCCCGGAGCCAAGCACGCCGACGGCGCCGGTCCTGGCGGGCCTCCGAGTGGCGGCAAGGAGGGCCCTCAATTAGCCGGTGGCCCCAACGACTCCAAAGGTCCCGGCGGGGGCCCTCCAGGTGGAGGTCCTCCCGGGGGCATAGGCGGCCCACCTCCGGGCATGCAAATGTGCGGGGGCGCATCGGCGGGCATGTCGCAACACAAGGGCGAAGGTCTCTTCCCCGCCGACGATCGCTGCGCATCCAATATTCCCGGACTCTATGCCGCCGGCGATTCGTTGGGCTCGATGCAGAGCGGGGGCATCTACACCCAAGTCGGCTCCTCCTTGGTCGGCTCGGCCGCGCAAGGCTGTGTGGCCGGACAGGCCGCAGCCGAATACGTGAAACAGGTGCAAGATTACACCACCCCGATGAGCACGCTCAAGCAGATCAACACCCGGATCTACGCGCCCTATTTGCGCGAGCGGGGCTTCTCACCCGACTGGGTCACCCACACCTTGCAGGGAATCATGATCCCCAATTTCATACTCTACGTCAAAAGCGAAGAACGCCTCCAGGCCGCCCTCACCTATGTGGAATACCTGCGCGATCACCAGCTGCCGCTCCTCATGGCTGACGATCTGCACGAGCTGCGTAAATGCCATGAAACCGCCAACATGGTGCTCAACGCCGAGATGAAACTACGCACCTCACTCATGCGCAAAGAATCACGTGGCAGTCACTACCGCGAAGACTATCCCGAGCGTAACGACCGGGACTGGCTCTGCTGGATCAAGATCCGTCAGTCACAAGACGGCGCCATGGAACTGCTCAAGCATCCAATCCCGCCTATACACTCAGTAAAAAGCGCTTAG
- the ahpF gene encoding alkyl hydroperoxide reductase subunit F, giving the protein MLDKNLLQALTEYTKNMTRRVELRLHAGAHAKRAELIAMLQGVASVSSMISFSEVEDTTVAVREGLTFELVVDDQSTGVLFSGVPGGHEFNSFVLALLQAGGSEIKLDAGLQAQIKAINEDLMFETFISLDCHVCPDVVQTLNQLALLNPRITNEMIDGALHQNLANERKVQGVPTVFVNKKPFSSGQISAAQIIEKITQQFNVSSSAAVQDDKVYDSVVVGGGPAAATASIYLARKGLEVATIAEKFGGQVSDTVGIENVTSISEITGTQLTHNIRKHLGDYPIALRDSIRVKSIEAKPDSDLKLLTLSTGEVLQARTVVIATGAQWRKLGVPGEVENVGKGVAYCPHCDGPYFKGKDVVVVGGGNSGVEAALDLAAITKSVTVVEFMDSLKADKVLVDKLQSTKNAKVILSAAVQEVIANEAGVTALELEMRESGEKVTQATDGVFVQIGLAPNSQFVGDLVDVNPRGEIVVSPKCQTSVEGIFACGDVTDTPYKQIIISMGEGAKAGLAAFEYLLTHKQTSA; this is encoded by the coding sequence ATGTTAGACAAGAATCTTCTTCAGGCTCTCACCGAATACACTAAGAATATGACGCGTCGCGTTGAACTACGCCTGCATGCGGGCGCTCATGCCAAGCGTGCGGAGCTCATTGCCATGTTGCAAGGAGTGGCATCGGTTTCATCCATGATTAGCTTCAGCGAAGTCGAAGACACGACTGTCGCCGTGCGTGAGGGGCTGACTTTTGAGCTGGTGGTCGATGATCAGTCCACCGGCGTGCTTTTTTCCGGTGTGCCGGGAGGGCATGAGTTTAACAGCTTCGTATTGGCTCTGCTGCAAGCGGGCGGCTCTGAAATCAAGCTGGATGCGGGCTTACAAGCACAGATCAAAGCGATCAACGAAGACTTAATGTTTGAGACCTTCATCTCGTTGGACTGTCACGTATGTCCCGATGTGGTGCAAACGCTCAATCAGTTGGCGCTGTTGAACCCACGCATTACCAACGAAATGATCGATGGTGCGCTGCACCAGAATCTGGCGAATGAACGCAAGGTTCAGGGGGTGCCCACGGTCTTCGTGAACAAAAAACCATTTTCCAGTGGGCAGATTAGTGCGGCGCAGATCATCGAGAAGATCACGCAGCAATTTAATGTCAGCAGCAGTGCGGCCGTGCAGGACGACAAGGTTTACGACAGCGTCGTCGTGGGCGGTGGCCCGGCAGCGGCGACCGCATCCATCTACCTGGCACGCAAAGGACTCGAAGTCGCGACGATCGCTGAGAAGTTTGGCGGGCAGGTGAGTGATACGGTCGGCATTGAAAACGTAACCTCGATCAGCGAGATTACCGGCACCCAGTTGACGCATAACATTCGCAAGCACTTGGGCGATTATCCAATCGCATTGCGCGACAGTATTCGCGTGAAGTCGATCGAGGCCAAGCCGGATTCAGATTTGAAACTGTTGACCTTGAGCACAGGCGAGGTGTTGCAGGCGCGCACCGTGGTCATCGCGACCGGTGCTCAGTGGCGTAAACTCGGCGTGCCTGGCGAGGTCGAAAACGTGGGTAAGGGCGTGGCCTATTGCCCGCACTGTGACGGACCTTACTTTAAGGGCAAAGATGTCGTCGTGGTCGGTGGGGGCAACTCCGGGGTGGAAGCCGCGCTGGATCTGGCGGCCATCACCAAGTCGGTGACAGTGGTGGAATTTATGGACTCGCTCAAAGCCGACAAGGTTTTGGTCGATAAGCTACAGAGCACTAAAAATGCAAAGGTCATTCTCTCGGCGGCGGTGCAAGAAGTGATCGCCAATGAGGCTGGTGTGACGGCGCTTGAGCTTGAGATGCGCGAGAGCGGCGAGAAAGTCACTCAAGCCACCGATGGTGTCTTTGTGCAGATCGGCCTCGCTCCCAATAGTCAATTTGTAGGCGATCTGGTCGATGTGAACCCTCGCGGTGAGATTGTAGTGTCTCCCAAGTGTCAGACCAGTGTCGAAGGGATCTTTGCCTGTGGGGATGTGACGGATACGCCTTATAAGCAAATCATCATCTCTATGGGAGAAGGCGCTAAAGCCGGCCTCGCTGCTTTTGAATACCTGTTAACACATAAGCAAACCAGCGCCTAA